The genomic region ATACTAGTTGATCATTATAATAAGTGTGTTATTGCAAATACTCATAATAAGATTTTTCTTGTGTATTAAATTTTATCAATTAAATATAGAAGTGAATCATAGATTAATGGAAAAAATCTAAATTACTTCATCAGGATAAATCTTCTTTGGATAAGTGCTGAAAAGCGCTTTTAACGATTAAGCTGCTTGATTTCCATCCATTAATTATGCTGAGACTTAACAAAGTGTTAGATCTTTGCCACTCACCAATATGATGTTAATCGGTTGGATAGTGTTCATCTATCCATTTGATAATATCATCAGATTCTAACATCGCTTTTCCATCTATCATTAAACAGGGGACTTGCTTCTTTCCGCTAAGTGAGATCAATTCCTCCATTATTTCTGCGCTTTCAGTAATATTCTTCCAAGGAATCTTCACACCCTTTTTTTCCAAAAAGTCGATTACTTTAATGCAATAGGGGCATCCTGGTTTGTGGTATAGGACTAACTCTGGCATATGCAACTCCTGATTAGAATTTTGGAATTAGTTTTATCGGGTTCATATCAGCTTTACTCTTGATACTATCGATATTTTATAGATTCATTTTAATAATTTAAATATATGATTCCCAATAAGTCCATAATAATTTGAATGTCCGTTAGAATATTTTTTATTTCACAATAATAAGTAACTAAAATCCAATTTTTATAATTGTCTAATTATGATAATGTAAAATGATTTCAATTTAATCTTAAATAATGTTCTGAAATATCCGATCTAATAAGAAATGGTAGATTCTTTGTATGAAATATTCAAATAGGTGTATTTAGTCTTATTCAATGAAAAAATATCATCCATATTGTGTAAAATATATTGCTGTTCATATCTTATTGCTCGCTTTCAATGCTAAGTTAAATGCTAATTATCCAAATATAGAGACACTAAAAAGCATTAGTATACAGAATGCCAAGATTAAAGCGCTAAGAAATGATGTAAGCAGATCAATTTATATAGTAAAGAGCAACAAGGATTCAAATCTTCTTCCAGAATTAAGGTTTTATAAATATAAGGTTCGTAAATATGATAGTTTTTGGAGGATATTGTCCACTACTTCTCTTAATATTGATACATTGGCTACCTGTAATGCTCTTTCATCACCCATGGATATCTACCCAGGTAAGGAGATATATATTTCCAATATGCGGGGTATTATATATAAGACAAAAAGGAATGAATCAATTGATGAAATAGCGAGAAAGTATAAAATAGATAAGAAATATATATATAATGTAAATAGGATAAACAAAGGTAATAAGAGCCATCTTTTCATTCCCTGTGCAAAAATATCAAATCTTGAGAAATCCCTCTTTATGGGTGTTGGATTTAAGTTCCCATTAAAAAGAGGAAAACGAACGTCAAATTTTGGACGTAGAAAAGATCCATTTAACAATAGAAATCAGTTTCATAGCGGAATAGATATTGCTTGTCCAATGAGGTCAAGGATATATGCAGCCAGATCAGGAAAGGTCTTTTTCATCGGTCGTAAAGGGGGGTATGGTTTGTTAGTTATAATCAAACATCCCCATAATTATTATAGTTACTATGGTCATTTAAGTAAAATCCTTGTTCAAAAGGGAAAGGATATTAAAAGGGGAAGCGTCATTGCTTTGTCTGGGAATAGCGGCAGGACAACTGGCCCTCACCTGCACTTTGAGATTAGAAAGGGTGACAAACCAATAAATCCAGGAATTCTGTTAAAATAGCTGAATAAGGTTATTCCCCAACACCAAAATATTTGATTATTTCATTTAACTTCTATACTAAACAGGGCGTGATAAGTCAACTTGCATCTTTCCGGATCAATTGGGTACAACTTCCCCTATACAAATTCTCCTGTTATGTGGGATAGGAATCAGACTTCTCAATGAGAGAATGAAAATTTGGTCTATTTTATAGCTTTGGAATGGGATCGCGTTAATATATTTGGGATTTCATCAAATAGTAATTTATCCAAATCATTTATTTTTATTAGAAGTATAAAATATTTACTAACGCTATTAGATTATGTTAAATCATACTTGATTTATGTATGCATTCTTGACATAATATCTTCTATAAATTGATGCTATCATGGATAGGGGATGCTGATCATTAGCCTGAGTGGGTTAGTACAAATAGGTGACTATATCTTATAACAATTAAAAAAATTCTATAATGATCAACTATCCTATAGAATAACACTCAATTACAAAAAAGACTGTTATTTGAATCTCTAGTCATATATACACTAATACCAATAGCTTAATATTATGAAGACACCACAAAAAAAAGAAAAAGAGAATAAGAAGATTAAGGATGATAGCCTTTGGGGCCTCCTTTCCCCCTATAAGGCAAATCATACATATTTTCGATTACTTATATGTGAAGAGGAAGATAATATTGTCCTTCAAATAACTGATAATCCTAAGAATTGGTTGAACCCGATGCAGGATAAATATCGGAGTTACAAACAATTAAAAAGGTCTGAGATTGATACTGTAAAACTTTCTACAAAGTATCTTTTACCCAGGCATCTTATTAACCAAATAGGACCAACATTAGGAATGAAGTTACCCTCTGATAAGTGTACGATAATTGATAATATTGATGAAGATGGATGTTTCAATATTGAAATCCCCCTTGAGTTTATGGCTGAAATTGTTCAAAATGTTAAGAAAATAATAAACCTCTCTCCGCAAAAGAAGTATGAATTATTGGAAAGATATTTAGCTGAAAATTCTGAGGAAAAAGAAAATGGCTGATGAGATATCACAATATGAATCATTAAATGAAAAATCAAAGTTAATTGATATAGCCCTGAAACATACTAATAATGATATGGGAAAAGCCAAACTTATGGCGTCAGGAGCCTATTTTGATGTGGAAATAATAAAGGGTAAGTTTGCCATAGAAAGAACGAGTGTTTTTGGTGTTTTTCTTGTCTTTATTAACATTATAAATGAATACATAATGAATATGAAAGCTTTACTTTTGAACACTAATATCGCTTATTCAAAAGTGAATATTTTCGATAACTGGAAAACCTATAATATCGATTTTGAGAATTTTGTTGAAAAGGAAGGGGAAAACGCAATCCAACCATACAACTTCACAAATCATATAATCGAAGCCCTGGAGGGCTATAATATCTTTAGTGATGTCGGGGAAGAAGATATTGAAAAGTTAACCGCAATAATTAGAGATGTGATCATGAAGTTTTATAAATCTGATAGGTTGAACTGTCAAATAGCTATGGAAAAATCCAGTTCGTTAGCCCTTGAGCTAGAGGGTATTCCAGTCATAGCTGCAACGCAATCGGAAAAACACGCAGAGACTGAGGATATTGAGAAAGGGGATGAGAATGTTTCTAATATTGAAAAAACCGCTGATCATGTAATTGATGGGAGGGTGATTGTTTCACCTATTAAAGGGAAGTATATCAATGATATAAAGGTTGGCGATAAGATTAAGGTTTTGTTTACCAGCGCTGATAACAAATCGCAATATATTGCTAAAAAGCTGGATGCTTTTTCAGAGGATGGGGAATTTTTGCCGGTAAACGCTAGAGTAAAAGAAAAGATACAGTTAGATAAAAGCGGATTCCTTATCTATGGATTAATCGCAAAAAACATACTCGTAAAAATCATTGAAGAGGAGAATGTAAAAATTGAAGTAGACTCCTATCAAAGCAATATCCAAAGTGAAAAAAAAGGTTATAGTAAAAAAGAGAGAGGGAAAAAGGAATCTGATAGACTAGTTTATTATATAATTTTATCGATAGGACTTATCGTTGTTTTAGCTTTTATATTATTATCAATGTTATAATCTAATTTGTAATTACCATCAACCCCCTGACAAATGCATAACGCGATTAACTGCAATCAGCATACATATTGATTTAGGATAAGGCATTTAATTTGTTGGATAGCGCCTTACTTAAATTGATTGACCTGCATATATGAAAGGACGTATGTGTCATTTAGCGTGCCTCAACCGCGCTTAGTAAACATTAAGCTTGGGAATCATTCTTGTTTAAGGAAATATCTGAAATTCTATTTTTTTGGGGAAGCATTGAAGCGATGCATCCCTGATAGGTTTAACCTCTTTTATATTAATATTTGTTAAAGAAGATAGATATTAATGTTTTACCCCTTCTCTAAAAGTATAGTAATCTCATTTATCATTTTTCTATGCATGTATGGGATATCTTTATCCCAAATGCCGGATTGGATATTGATTATTGATAGAGACAGGAATAAATTTTTTTTTGATAAAAATGGGAAGGTGCGGACGTTAGGGGAACCCGAATTTGAATATAAGTCAGTTTCAATTGAGGGCTTGGATTATTACCTAAATCACGGCATTGAGCTTATTCATAGGCATCATAAGGTTGATGGCTTGACGCTTTTGAAATCCATTATGACCCTGCCAGTAACAAATCATATGATCTATGAAGCCAAATCCCGAGCCTCTAGGGAGATAAATTATATGAAAAAGAAGGAAGGGGTTCGGTTTGAGATACTAAGTAATAGGGCTTCACTTTTGTTATGCCGAAATGATGAAATTACAACACTTACTAACGACAGGATGCTCTACTCAATAAAGTTACCCAAGGGATTCAGGATTATTAATAAAAATGTGAGAGAAAAACCAAAATATTTATATTATGGTGTTTCGTTAGGCATTAACCTAGAGGGCAGGGATATTGATAATAGCGGCTATGATTTGTTACTAGCAATCGATAGTGAAAGATTTTCCGCTCCTATCAGATCAGTAAAAAGGCTTGAAGCAAACTGGAGAAGAATTCTTGGGTCAGATACATTTATTAGAAAAATAATAGAGGTTGGCAAAGATAAAATTGTATATAGCTACAGGGATAAGGCCCATCCAAATTATGCAGGTATTGAGGGGTTTTATTATAAAAATAGATATGGTTATTTTCTGAAGATAATCTGTGCAGGGGAAACCTTTATCAAATACAGAGACAGAATTCTTATGTTAGTGAAGAGTTTTCACCTATAGAAAATGTTTTGTATAGTGGATAACGTTAAATATTCAATTTATAAGTATTTGTATGCAGGATTGATTTTTGATCCTTATCATGTCACTTATTGCTAGGAAAGTAGCGTTTATGCTTTTGCTTATTATTTTTATCTATAAACTCTTGACTTTTCTTCAATAGTTAGTTATTTGGTATGTTCAAATACTTCAATTCAATCTTATAATCTCGGCTGGAATTTTATCACATATAAATAAATTGTAAAAAAATTTCCTTTCTGTTGATAGTTCGTAGTTAATGCTATATATTATATATATAATCAGTTTATAGTGTTATAACAATGAGTCGATATCTATTATTGATATTGACTATATCCAATTATATGTGATTATGACAGAATATCTTAAGTACACTTATAACATAAGTCTTTATAAGTTTAGTTATTATAAAAACTTAAATATATGAGATTCTGTCCTACCAAAGTTAGGGGTGATCTTTTCATCCAAATATCTCAATAAATATTATATATTATATAATTTAGTAAATTTTGTATATTTAGATTAACATTTGTTTTGATGAAACGATGGGAAAACAGGGATGAATTATGGTCTAATTCTTAGACCTAGTAAAGATTAGAAAAGGGAGTTTTATTTTAACATTGAGATATTTTAAAGATTAGATGAGGTAAAAAATGAAAGTAGTGATTGTTATAATGCTATCTTTATCTTTATTCATAGCTGGTTGTGTCACAATTACTGGTGAATATACTGGCCATTATCTATCTGATAAAAGGCACGGACAGGGCACCTGCATATATGGAAATGGAGATAAATACATTGGTGAGTGGAAGGATAACAAGAAACATGGTCAGGGAATTTTGTATTATGTTGATGGCGGAAAATATGTAGGTGAATGGAAGGATGACAAGATGCATGGAGAGGGAAAATTATATTATCAGGATGGCAGAATATTCGCAGGTCATTGGGAGAATGACGAGCGACTTAGTCATGGAATTTTAATATGGGAGAATGGCGATAAATATATTGGTGATTTTATTGATGATATTAGACATGGTCATGGTACGTATATTTATAGTGAAGAGTCAAGATGGGCAGGCAATAAATATATTGGCGACTGGAAAGAAGACAGGATGCATGGATCAGGGACCTATTATTATGCTGATGGCTCAAAATATGTAGGTCAATGGGAAAATGGCGCTCAGCATGGGCAGGGCACAATGCTCTATTCAAACGGCGATAAATACGTTGGCGATTGGAATAATGATAATAGGGATGGTCATGGAACCTATTATTATGTTGATGGCAAGAAATATGTGGGTCAATGGAAAAATGATAATATGTATGGAGATGGGGCATATTATTACTTATTAAAGTCATCAGAAGAGAATATTGAGGAATTGGTTATCGCATGGGAAAAGGTGGAGAATGCCGAGAAATATATCATATCCAGGTCACCGTCATTAACCGGCAATTTTACAGAAATAGGGACAACAAATGATACAACCTATAATGATACAAGAACAGAACCTGGAAGCGTTTATTATTATAAGATTCAAGCTCTTTCTTACACAGATGAGGTTTTCAATCAATCAGCAACAATAAATAAGGATCTATACCTGAGAAGCATTATCCCTGGTTGGGGTCAATACTATTCAGGCAAAACCACAAAGAGTTACATTTTTGCTGGTGGTTTTGTGATATCAGGGGGGCTGCTGGCATGGTCTCTGTCCAATCAAAGGAGCAAGTACCAAGATTATAATGATTTACATGACGAAGCTGATAGATCTGCCTATGACAAGAAATGGGATGATTATGAAAAGGCAACTTATTTAACATGGGGAATGGTGAGCCTTTTGGGAGTCGTTTATGCCTTGAATTGGATAGATGTTTTATTTTTTAATGAGATTGAATTTGATCAGGAGAAGCAATTAATAACCAGCGCAGCTAATGATTCTAGCGCTTATTTCAGGTTTAATATATTTCAGGATGAAAAACCTATCAACGGCAACGGTGTTTTTTTTAGTATCAATGTCAATTACTGATAGGAGGTTGTGACAACATGAAAATAAAGTATTTTTTTCTAATTATTAGCATAATCACATCAGTGTCTTTAATAAGCGGGTGCAAAGAGGATAGAGATAATCCTTCAGATTATATTAATTTTGAGACCGTAGCTTCTCCAGATTTCTCGCCAGCGCCTGGAAGCTATGATCACGACATCAATGTAGAAATAACATGTGACACGACTGATGCTGAGATTTATTATACAACCGATGATTCACTTCCTACTAAGGGTTCGCCAATCTATTCATCAGGAATAAGTGTTGTCGGTCACGGCGCTACAATTAAAATCATGGCAATGGCTGCTCGTGCCATGATGAACGACAGCACTGTCATAACCGCCGAATATACAATAGACTACAACAGGGTGTCCAGGCCTGAGTTCTCACTAGAAAGCGGAACATACCACCAGGATGTAAGCGTTGAGATTAGCTGCTCTACAGAAGACTCGACAATCTACTATACTACTGACAGCAATGATCCAACTATAGAATCAAATGAATATTCAGGTCCGATCTCTGTTTCCGGTCATGGCACTGTTATGGAAATTAGAGCCATCGCAGTGAAGGACCAGATGCTGGATAGCGAGGTAGTTAGCGCTACTTATGAGATAGAATACGATACTCAGGTGATTACACCTACATTTAATCCATATAACTCTTCAGGATATAGCTCACAGAAACCTTTTGATGTAGAAATTGAATGCGCCACATCAGACGCTACGATTTATTATACTACAACAATCACAACTGATGGCAGTGAACCTGCTGATCCTGCTGATCCTACTGAAACCTCAGATGTATACACATCGCCGATTTCATTGGTTGCGGATAATACAAAAATGAAAATAAAGGCATTTGCAGTTAAGAGTCAAATGCTGGATAGTGAGATTAGAAGCGCTTTTTATGAAGTACATTACGACCAGGTATCGACACCACAGTTTGTTCCTCTGGAGGGTACATATAATGAGGATAGAGATATCGTGATAGCTTGTAGCACAGAGGATGCTAATATTTATTATACAATAGCTACTACAACAAATGGTGATGATCCAGGTGACCCAGGTGATCCTTTAGTTGTGGGAACTCCATATGCAGGATCGATTGAAGTGCATGGTCATAATAATAGAACGAGAATCAATGCTGTTGCGAAATGCGAGGGTTGTCCAGATGCTCCATTAAGTGATAGTACTATAGCAAGTGCATATTATATAATATTGGATAATGTTCGTCCTGCCGTAACATCCTTTGTCGTATCACCAGGTGATGAGCTGACAAACAATAGAAATATTACATTTACTTTAGCAGGTGACGATGATGATGCTGTAACAGGTGGAGTCGTAGGGTGGTTGATAAATGAATCACCAGCGACACCTGACCCAGATGACGTTGGATGGATGCCGGGCACACCTATCCCTTCTTCCTATGAATTATCTACTGGTGATGGAGTTAAGACAGTATTTGCATGGGCAAAGGATGAAGCTGATAATGTAAGTATTTCGACTTCCAATTCTCAATTTAGTGTAGTTTTAGATCAAACTCCGCCAACAGTAGAAATTACGTCGAGCGAAACAAGTCCGACAAGCAGTGATCCTATTCCTGTAACTATCACCTTTAGTGAAGAGGTGACAGGTTTTGTTGTAGGGGATATTTCTGTAGGGAATGGTGTTGCAAGCAACTTGTTGACTCCTCCAGCACCTGATCCTGACAATAATGTTGTATTTACTGTAGATATTGAACCGGATGGAGATGGTACGGTTACAGTCAATATATCAGATAGTGTTGCTCAGGATTTGGCTGGTAATGGGAATATTGCAGCTAGTGAATTTAGTATTCTCTATGATGGAAATCCTCCCACAGTGACGGGAGTAACACCCTTGACATTGAATGATTCAGATGTAGGTGCGGTGAATGTTACAATTACCTTCAGCGAGTCAATGGATACGTCAATAAATCCTTCACCTACAATTTCAGGATTAGCGAGAGCTTATATTATTACAGGTTCTAGTTGGGGCAATGGCAATACTGTATGGAGCGGTACTTTTATGTTTGTTGATGATGATGAAGATGCGACAGGAACGTATAACATTAGCGGTTTTACAGATGTAGCTGGCAATGTTATGTCATCTGATAGCAGCAATACAGTTAGTGTTGATACTCAAAATCCCACGGTGACAGGAATAACGCCGTCGTCTTTGAATGATTCAGATGTCGGCGTAGTGAATGTTACTATTACCTTTAGTGAGTCAATGAATACATCGATAAATGCTTCGCCAACGATTTCAGGATTAGCGAGAGCTTATATTGTTTCAGGTTCTAGTTGGGACAGTGGCAATACTCAATGGAACGGCACATTTACGTTTGTTGATGATGATGAAGAAGCGACAGGAACGTATAACATTAGCGATTTTACAGATGCCGCTGGCAATGTTATGTCATCAGATAGCAGCAATACAGTTAGTGTTGATACTATGCAACCCACAGTATCCATTAGCTCGAGTGAGTCCAGTCCCACGAACAACAATCCGTTTCCAGTGACGATAACCTTTAGTGAGGTAGTAAGCGGTTTTGCCGTTGGAGATATTTCAGTAGGCAATGGTAGCGCTGGTAATTTTAATACCTCAGATAATATAGTGTACACGGTTGATATAACCCCATCTGGAGACCCTGTAACAGTAGATATAGGTGGTGGAGTATGTGTTGATTTGGCTGGTAATAGTAATACAGCAGCAGGTCAGTTCAGTATTGCTTATGATGGGATTGCGCCTACAGTATCCATTAGCTCGAGTGAGTCCAGTCCCACGAACAGCAATCCGATTCCAGTGATGATAACCTTTAGTGAGGTAGTAAGCGGTTTTGCCGTTGGAGATATTTCAGTAGGCAATGGTAGCGCTGGTAATTTTAATACCTCAGATAATATAGTGTACACGGTTGATATAACCCCATCTNNNNNNNNNNNNNNNNNNNNNNNNNNNNNNNNNNNNNNNNNNNNNNNNNNNNNNNNNNNNNNNNNNNNNNNNNNNNNNNNNNNNNNNNNNNNNNNNNNNNGGAGACCTTGTAACAGTAACAGTGGATGTAGGTGGTGGAGTATGCACAGATTTGGCTGGTAATAGTAATACAGCGGCAGGTCAGTTTAGCATAGTGTATGATTCTACTGCATCTTTAATGATGTCTGGGGGGGGTGATTTAGGTATAGGGTCTGAAGGTAATCTCCCATCACCAACAGGTCTAGCCGCTTCTGACAGCGTTCATACTGGATTTATTCGAATAACATGGAACACTGTGGCGGATGTTGATGCATACTTTATATATAGAGATAACTCAGAGTCAGGATCCTTTGCCAATGTAGTAGGCACAGTAGCTTCAACAACCTATGACGACACATCTGCTGTTGCAGGAACTACTTATTACTACAGGGTAAAGGCTTATAGTTCAATTTCAGATACATTCAGCGGTTTTAGCGGAACTGATTCAGGAGTGAGGGCTTTCAGTGCTTTATCAGCTCCCACAGGTGTAAGCGCTTCAGATGGCACGGATGCTGATTATGTAAAGATAAGATGGAATAGTGTTGTTGGCGCTGATTCCTATTATGTATATAGAGATGTCTCTGAAAGCGGTAAATTTATAGATGTAATTGGCACAATAGCTTCGACGAGTTTTGAAGATACATCGGCTGTGGTTGGAACAAGATACTACTATAAGCTCAAAGCAAACAATTCAAGTTCAGGCGTATTCAGCGACTTCAGCGACTCTGATGAAGGATGGAGATTATCCGGCACAGTCGGTCAATCGATAGTTGCCCCTGAAGATGGAGGCGTTGAGCCGACTCCATCTGATGGAGAAGAGCCATCGAATGAAGAGGATGCGGAGGATCTGATCTATTGGAATAAACAAATTGACGATGATACCAATGAAAATAGCAATGACTTTGCCAGGTCAGTGACAACAGATGTTGATGGCAATGTGTATGTTGTCGGATCTGCAAACAATTGCGATTGGTGGATCAAGAAGTTTGACACCGATGGCAATGAGGATACGATGAATTGGGATAAGAGGTTTGACGGAACCGGAGGCGACGATGCGGTTAATTCGATAGCGGTTGATCCTGATGGTAATGTGTATATAGTAGGGTATGGGTCTAATCTTGTGGGAGAGGCGAGTGGTCTGGATCTATGGGTAAAGCGATTTGATAGTAATGGAATTGAGGACACGGTGAATTGGGACAAGAGGTTTGACGGAACCGGAGGCGACGACGCGGTTAATTCGGTCGCTGTTGATCCTGATGGCAATGTGTATGTAGGAGGGTATGGGTCTAATCTTGTGGGAGATGCTAGCGGTTTAGATCTATGGATAAAGCGATTTGATAGTAATGGAATTGAGGACACGGTGAATTGGGACAAGAGGTTTGACGGAATCGGAGGCGACGATGCGGTTAATTCGATAGCAGTTGATCCTGATGGCAATGTGTATGTAGTGGGGTATGGGTCTAATCTTGTGGGAGAGGCGAGTGGTTTGGATCTGTGGATAAAGAAGTTTGATAGCGATGGGAATGAGGATATGATAAATTGGGATATGATGTTTGATGGAAATAATAGTAATGATGAAGTCAGTTCAGCGGCGGTAGATTCTGAAGGTAGTGTATATATTGTTGGATATGGAAATAACCTCGTTCAAGAGTCAAGCGGTGAGGATTGGTGGATAAAGAAATTTGATAGTGAAGGTAAAGAGGATACAATAGGTTGGAATATGATGATTGATGGAAATGAGGGTGATGATACAGCCTATTCGGTAGTTGTTGATTCGGGAGACAATGTGTATGTTGCTGGATATGGATCTGATCTTGTGAATCAGATAAGTAGTTTAGACCTGTGGATCAAGAGGTATGATCGCAATGGAGTCGAGGACATAACTAACTGGAGAGATAGATGGTATGATGGGAATGGTAGTGATGATGTTGTTAATTCAATAGCAATAGATATTGAAGGCAATGTGTATATTGTGGGTTTTGGTGTTAATCTTGTTAATGAATTAAGCGCTGAAGATTGGTGGATAAAGAAATTTAATAAATAATAGTTGACATAAAACGACAAATATTATGCTTATGGTTTGAAGTTGGAATTAGAATAGCATAAATAAGTTTTACTGTGTTTGATAACTTTCGAGTTTCGTGTTAAGGATTGGCCTAACTGAGTAAACCGACAGAAGAACACGAAGCTCGAAATTATATATTAGCTACCAATACCCTCTTAGTTTATTGAAAATCAAGCCAAGTACGACGAAATTCCCCTCGCTACATAATGTTAGGATTGCCATCGAGTGATTCCGGGTGGAATATTTTAAACTCACAAAATGGCGCTATCATAACCTGCAAAGGCACTATAAAACCATTTATCTCAAACAATAATTACATCATAAGGATTCAGGGTGTTGGTAAAAAGCGTACTACTAATATTGATTATTGATTGGTAGTATTTTATGTATCAGTAATAATCTATTCCCCTCTCCCATTGATATATGAAGAATCAGGGATGATGATGAAAACCTATGATTCCTTATACTACTTTTAGGATGAGTTGTGAAATTATTGAAATTCTGTGATATATATGATATAATAGGAGGATATAGTGCAATATAATATATGGAAAAATTTATCGTTTTTGTATATTTTGATATTATTTATTATGTTACTATTAAATTGTAATTCATCTACTCCACAGCAAGGCGCTAAGAAGTGGGAGTATAAGGTTATAGAAATAACCTTTAAGAACAGTCGAGGAGAAGAGCCTTTTCTGAATGAATATGGAAAAGCCGGTTGGGAGTTAATACAAAAATCTGGGAATGAATACATATTTAAGAGGTGATATTTCATCATATGGTCAGTATTTAATCCTGATTAAGACTGATAATTAGATGGAAGAATATTTCTTAGATACTTCTCCCATGACATTAATGAGAAAAGTAATATTAAGAATGTATAATATGGACTTTTCAGGTTTATTGTTCATTCAATGTATGAAAGAATATTGCTTGATCCTTTACATGTAATTCATTGTGCTATAAGTAGCATTCATGCTTTTGTGTATAATATTTACCTATAACCTCTTGACTTTTTCCCATTGATAGTTAACGAGTGTGAATTAATAATACGATTTACTGTATGATCAATGTCCTGATTGAAGCGTAATCCTTAAGTAAATATATGGAGGAAATAACTTGCACGCTAGAAGAAATAGAATAGTCATACAGTTGCATTCTTTGCTTGATGTCTGCTTGATCGTTGCTGCATTTGTAATAGCTTACTTCATTAGAAGAGATCTGTTACCTCCACCCTTTGGGACTCTGCATATATCTCCAAATTATTATATAATTTTACTTATTATCATAATAATCTGGTATGTTTTTTTTACAATTTTTAAAGTATATACTCCCTATAGTGAAAGGGGATTTGTCTTTATATATCGTCAAGTATTTAAGGCTGTAAGCGTTGGGATGATTGTTTTGATCACATCCCTTTATATTGTGAAAATACCTGATGTGAGTCGTCTCCTATTGGGTATATTTTATTTCATTAACCTATTATTGCTTTTTATTAGTAAGGGACTTATATATTTTATATGGCGAAAATATGGGAGTGCAGAGCATAATATCAGTAACATTATCATT from Spirochaetota bacterium harbors:
- a CDS encoding DUF4177 domain-containing protein is translated as MLLLNCNSSTPQQGAKKWEYKVIEITFKNSRGEEPFLNEYGKAGWELIQKSGNEYIFKR